One window of Mus caroli chromosome 11, CAROLI_EIJ_v1.1, whole genome shotgun sequence genomic DNA carries:
- the Tubg1 gene encoding tubulin gamma-1 chain, protein MPREIITLQLGQCGNQIGFEFWKQLCAEHGISPEGIVEEFATEGTDRKDVFFYQADDEHYIPRAVLLDLEPRVIHSILNSSYAKLYNPENIYLSEHGGGAGNNWASGFSQGEKIHEDIFDIIDREADGSDSLEGFVLCHSIAGGTGSGLGSYLLERLNDRYPKKLVQTYSVFPNQDEMSDVVVQPYNSLLTLKRLTQNADCVVVLDNTALNLIATDRLHIQNPSFSQINQLVSTIMSASTTTLRYPGYMNNDLIGLIASLIPTPRLHFLMTGYTPLTTDQSVASVRKTTVLDVMRRLLQPKNVMVSTGRDRQTNHCYIAILNIIQGEVDPTQVHKSLQRIRERKLANFIPWGPASIQVALSRKSPYLPSAHRVSGLMMANHTSISSLFERTCRQFDKLRKREAFMEQFRKEDIFKDNFDEMDTSREIVQQLIDEYHAATRPDYISWGTQEQ, encoded by the exons ATGCCGAGAGAAATCATCACCCTACAGTTGGGCCAGTGCGGCAATCAGA TTGGGTTCGAGTTCTGGAAACAGCTGTGTGCCGAGCATGGCATCAGTCCCGAGGGCATCGTAGAGGAGTTCGCCACCGAGGGCACTGACCGAAAGGACGTCTTTTTCTACCAG GCAGACGATGAGCATTACATTCCCCGGGCTGTGCTGCTGGACCTGGAGCCCCGGGTGATCCATTCCATCCTCAACTCCTCCTATGCTAAGCTCTACAACCCAGAGAACATCTACCTGTCGGAGCATGGCGGAGGAGCTGGCAACAACTGGGCCAGCGGATTCTCCCAG GGAGAAAAAATCCACGAGGACATTTTTGACATCATAGATCGGGAGGCAGATGGCAGTGACAGTCTAGAG GGATTTGTACTGTGTCATTCCATTGCTGGAGGGACAGGCTCTGGCTTGGGCTCCTACCTCCTGGAACGGCTAAATGACAG GTACCCCAAAAAACTAGTGCAGACATACTCTGTGTTCCCCAACCAGGACGAGATGAGTGACGTGGTGGTCCAGCCCTACAACTCCCTCCTCACACTAAAGAGGCTGACCCAGAATGCGGACTGTGTG GTGGTGCTGGACAACACGGCCCTGAACCTGATAGCCACAGACCGCCTGCACATCCAGAACCCGTCTTTCTCCCAGATCAACCAGCTG GTGTCCACCATCATGTCAGCCAGCACCACCACCCTGCGCTACCCTGGATACATGAACAATGACCTCATCGGCCTCATCGCCTCGCTCATTCCCACCCCTCGGCTCCACTTCCTCATGACTGGCTATACCCCCCTCACCACGGACCAGTCA GTNGCCAGTGTGAGGAAGACAACNGTCCTGGATGTCATGAGGCGCCTGCTACAGCCCAAGAACGTGATGGTGTCCACAGGCCGGGATCGTCAGACCAACCACTGCTACATCGCCATCCTCAACATCATCCAGGGAGAGGTGGACCCCACCCAG GTCCACAAGAGCCTGCAGAGGATCCGGGAAAGGAAACTGGCCAACTTCATCCCCTGGGGCCCAGCCAGCATCCAGGTGGCCCTGTCAAGGAAGTCTCCCTACCTGCCCTCAGCCCACCGGGTCAGCGGGCTCATGATGGCCAACCACACCAGTATCTCCTCG CTCTTCGAACGGACCTGTCGCCAGTTTGACAAGCTGCGGAAACGGGAGGCCTTCATGGAACAGTTCCGCAAGGAGGACATCTTCAAGGACAACTTTGACGAGATGGACACCTCCAGAGAGATTGTGCAGCAGCTGATTGATGAGTACCACGCGGCCACTCGGCCAGACTACATCTCCTGGGGCACCCAGGAGCAGTGA